From the genome of Nicotiana tabacum cultivar K326 chromosome 17, ASM71507v2, whole genome shotgun sequence:
TTTCCAAGGGATGTAAAACAACATACCATGTGTCATCCACCAAATCAGTATAACAACCTAGCATATTTTTTTCAAGATAGGGATCAATTGTATTATGACGTGTTCCATGTGAATCTTTTGAACTACCTTCACTATTTTTGTCTCTTCTTAAACCACTTATTAAATGTAAATAGAATTTTGAAATGGTTGTTGAAATGAATAACTGAAATTTGGTTCAATTTAAACAGAACCAAATAGGAGATAGTTCAACATGATGCATGTGCAATATACGTTATCTTGTCTTGTCGACCTTAAAAAGCCTGTACGCACTAGTACTGTAAAGATTTCACTAATAATGAAGTATGGTGCATGAACAATATGTGTTATGCGCCTTGTTTTGTCGACCTAAAAAAGCATGCACGCACTTATACCGTTGAGAATCCTTTGTACGTGAAATATAGTGCATCAATAATATGTGTTATGCATCTTGTCTTGTCGACCTAAAAAAGCCTGTACGCACTTGTACCGTAAAGAATCCTTTGTAAATAAAACATAGCGCGTCAACAATATGCGTTATGCATCTTGTCTTGTCGACTTGAAAAGGTCTGCACATACTTGTACCGTAAAGAAGCCTTTGTAAGTGAAACATAGTGCATGAACAATTTGCGTTAAACACCAGTTCAGAAAACGTGCGATTTTTAATCCATGTTGGTCAACTTGCAATCTAGGGCGCAGACGTTAGATGTGTAAATAAGTTGTGAGTTATTAATATTGAAATTTATGTTGgttaataaattatttataacATGTTCATTAATATTCGTTTGTTATCATCACCATTTGTAGGATGAAAATCAATGTGGTTTTGAAGAATGGTATGATAAACCCATTAACCAGGaatactataaatcatgtttGCTAAACCTTTAGAATCGTATCGGGGAGTAAGAAATACAGATCTAGAAACTTGAAGAACAACTTGCGGCAGTGAAGGAGCAACTGAAAGTggcagaagaagaaaataatcgGTTGCAAGAAAAATTTCAGCGGTTGAAGTAGAGAAAAATGGgcgatagtgactaaacaaacacatgaCTGTTTTAAGTgtagtttttattttatgttttaggTTTCATgtattatgtattttttttttatcgtATTGAGGAAGCGGCCTAATATCTTTTCAATCGAAATCCCAATCAAAGACAAGTTATACCAAGGCCAAGATCTGAAAGAGAGGATTCACTTTTCGAAATTACAAGTGACATGATTCCTCCTTCAGAAGCTAAAGTTGAATGATCGAAGTCTCCTTTTTTAATTTATGTTAATCTGATGTATTTTTTGTGTTCTAGTAATAACCTAATCAATAAGACTAAAACTAAAAACACATGCGCTTATAATGTaaaaatatcaataatattttaaaaaatatttaatgtcatatatacaaATCAAAATACATATCAATGTGTCCCACAACCTGTATGCTTTAATGCATTGGCTGGCCGGAGGCGCATACCATTCCGATCGGCTACGCTATCCGAATCATCCTCACACCGTCGCCTCTTTATCTGAGGATGTGCTGCAACATGATCGTCTGGAAGGCTAGCAGGATCAGTAGAGGCGTCTGTTGGGCCATCAATAagctacaaaatattaacaaATTTTAGTACATGACATATATAGAAAGTAACACAATAGTTAAAAAACGATTTAATAGTCAAACCAGTGTCTCAGCTGGCTCCTGAATAAGATCCTGCATCTCCGGCAATCGAGTATCACACACTCTAGCCTCCGTGATAGGGGATGCgaaatcttaaaaaaaaatataaacaaaatagATATTATTGACTAATAATTAAggtcaaataaatttaaaataatggtAATACAAACAAACATGTGTCTTAGTGGGCACATAATGCTCTGGGGGAACTCCGAGATGCACTGGACTAGATGAAGACTGTGACGTCTCCACCGGATGTGATGTCTCCCTCTCTGTGCCTGGAGTATCCTCAGCATCCCTCGATGAAGAGCCATAACTTAGTCGTCTACCACTCTGTACATCTCGCACCGAATGATCCTCTACAACCCTCGATGAGCCTGCAACATTAGGAAAATATTGATCCCAATCAAATACCGTAATGGCGTGCCCACGATCAACAATGGAGTTGTCGGGGTCAATTGTGAAGTCCTCGGTGACAACAGTCTGAATGTAGGTATATCATCGCCAACATCGTGTGGCTCAAAAAAGTCACCTGGCATATCCTCGCCAATATCCTCCACGGGTGCCTCaccgcccccttgctggggaccctGTCCTCGTCGACCACCACGACCGTGTGGGCCACCCCTTCCTCTCTGGCCACGCCTGGAACGTCTACCACGTGTTGGGGGAACGCCTTGTCCATGATGGTAATCCTCAGGCGGCACATATGCATCATCAAAACCTAATCGCGCATCCTCTCGGGCAGCTCTCAATGTGTAATCAGCAAGACCGGCAACCTGGCAACCCCAATTGTGCACAAATGATGCTTTATCGTCTACATGATGTTGCATCTGCAGGCCCATTTGGTAGAAATAGTGTAAGCTAATAGCCTGCATAGCATATAACATATTAATTAAGGAAGGATGTTAaggaaatataacatgataagTAAGTATatcaaataacataccagtgtcTCATGCCTCCCGGCATATGGAACGCACCAACCACCATCCTGATGAACGGGATTACCTATCAGAGTGCGAGTAACGTGGCGATACCAAGCCATGTACTCATGCCCCCGTCAACACGGTCATGTGGAGGGTATGGCGCAATCAGGCCCAGTCTCTGATCCCAGTCCTCTATCTGGGCCTCTAGCTATGCCAAGTATGCCTGGTCAACCCTTCTACGATCATCCTGGTCGTAATGTGTGGAATGCCAACTAGGAGGAGTAGGTATAAGCTGTCAGCGACCAGACTATCGCAGGATTCGTCCGGTCGCATGATGCTCGACTATATTGAGACATATCAGTGGGACCTCGTACATCCACATAACTCGACCATGTGAGCAATAATCTAGGAAACCAGCTTCCATATGAACTATTTATTAAATGCAAGAATAGTAAGTAAAGGCATGACAGATCAAATATTATCAAACAAACTTAATCAAATATTTACTTGAGCATCTTTAAGTAGATCCAACAGATCCCTATAATAAGGGAGAGGATGTCGAGCCTTGACCTCGCGGGCGTAACCTATCTACCCACCTCCTAGCACGTGGTAGAAATAGCAGAGGTGGTGCATCTGGAGCTATCGGTCGGGGAGGGGGATGCATCTACAAGAACCGCTCCCAAACCCAAACCTAATATTGATTGTGGACgtaaatttgagtaatttttactATATCTATGATATTCATGAAAAGAATTGATAATGTTATCACCTGCATTAGCGGAATAAATCTGGCGACGTCTCTCACAAGGACGCCCTACACAACTTCCTATAAAGGTAGGCTACAACAGCTCCATCCCAGTTGTACGTGTGTAAGTCATCTAGCCGCTCCAGATGATGCAAGAACCGCATGCTAACAAGGTTTTCCGAAGTGTCTGGGAAAATAATACCACAAAACATCATCAATATCAACAGCCTCAACTGCCGCTCAATAGCCTCAAGTGGTGAGTTATCTGTGATCTCCTCGTGCAGTGCCTCAAAATACTACCTAACAAGCAATAGTTGCAATCGACTAACACTACTAATAGCAGTCGGCTCTGCCGACTGAAATCCAGTGAGCCTCTACAACATCTGTAGATAGTCAAGCCTCCTATAATCCCTAAGAGCGGGCGGGTAGTGGACAACCAAACCATCAACGGGCAACCCGAATAATACCTCCACGTCTTGTAGCGTGATGGTCGCCTCGCTGATAGGCAGATGAAATATATGAGTCTCAATTCTCCACCGCTCGATCAAAACTGTGATCAGGGGTCAGTCAAACTGTAACCGGCTGACCTCTATAATCCAATAAAAGCCAGTCCGTTGAAGGCACGCAACTGTACGGGCATGAAGTGGGTGATCCCTAATAAACTCTCAAAAATTATCAATACGTCTGGGGTGGATGTTCTAGGATAGCAACTGTCCATCCCAGATGTGTGAAGATCTATGGCCCTCCTGGAGCAAAAGCAACTCTCGAACATTAGGTTTAGGATGCACAGACGGACGATCCATGACGATGTCTGTAAAttgaataatattaattaaaatattgtcCTCTTTAATCGTTTAACGTCTCGAAATATATTGCGATATTTTTTACCTTAATATTTAattcataatttttttatattattacttaGTTTTATATAAAGTATTTATTTATATGTTAGCTTTTTGGATTTTACGACTAAAATTCGGCAGGGTTTTGTTTGTACTGTCAGCCTTTTTCATATTTATTCGTCgttataagaaaattaaatatttaattcgtTTAACTTATCgagatatttttaataattatttttataaaaaatactaTTAAGTACTTATTGCGTTCGTAATGACTTATATCTTAATTTGTTACCTTTAACCAAAACAACACGACACCGTCTCTTTTTTGTACTGTCAATTTCTTAACAATCTTATTCGTCATTAAtactatattaaataattaatttatttaactaattgatataattttttaaattttaataattatttttatatacacTATTATGAATTATTTATTTCGTTCGTAACGATTTGTATgctaatttgttttattttacacAAAAATCCATAGAGTCTCTTTTATATTAACAactaattattttatgattcataTCTAATAATACATTTACTATACGCTTAATAATTGATTAATATTTGATCCGTAATTGATTACTCTAATCAGGTACGTTAATGAGGATATGTAGTTATTGTTCTACACTAAAGAATACTAAAGATCACTAAAAGGCACTAAATAACACTAAAGATACATCAATCTAAAGGGAAATAAATAACATCAATTAACATAAATTATATTGTATTTATAGTTATACTACACTAAAGGACATCACTAAAGGCATATATTAATgttttacaattataaaaataatcaacacacacaaaatattcaacaattatATAGCAAAGGTATGATAAataattttcacacaaatttcCTAAACATTAAACTAAttcggaaaaaaaaaatcacaaaacgagcacaaaatcatgcaataCATTATTACCAACTAattacttttatatatatatatatatatatatatatatatatatatatatatatatatatatatatatatatatatatatatatacacacacacacacacaaaaagaaTCTTTCGAAATACCtatttttgaattgttttgaACGGAGTAAAAATACCGCTTTTTGACAACTAAATCGCGCACTAAGCGAGTTCCACTCCACGAGGCAGCCTTGGATCAGGTTTTGGATCGACAAAATATGAATGACACCAGATTTCGAGGAGGTTTGTGTGCTCCAATggagattttctttttaaaaaatggggTGGGGTgtggtggggtggggtggggggacCGTTTTGGAGAATGGTTCTGTCGGGGAAGATAGTTGctatattaatttatatatagCGCACGAATTACATGCACTATATTTGACCGTCTTTTCACATTCAGGTATAGCGCATGTAATTCATGCGACCTTGGCCGCCTGTTCAAACTAAGGCATAGCGCATAAAATACAtacgttatatataaaaatattttcaagtcTTAGTTTCTCCGTTaaggtatagcacatgaaatgggcgttgtatataaaaatattgtCAAAGTCTTTTTcacctatttttatattttgagtccaaaattgCAACGTTAAGGTTCGGGACTCCTAATCTGGGAGCTTAGCCGCAATATCCGATCTCTATAGACTATAGCCTATAGCCTATAGACACGTTTACAATAAGTCACTTCTAAGGCTTCAGGTCAACTGAGGAACTTGAACCTTATAACTTACAACTTTAGATTAAAATGAACTAACACTAAAAAGTACTAGttgccttttttatttttcttttgagttTATTCGAAGTATTTGGATTTGATTACGAAATAATTGGTTTTGAATCATTGTTTTAGAGAACTTTTGTGCTTTGAatgttttttctttgttttttaaaATCAAATGATACAAAAATACTAAGGAAGTTCACTCTTATTAATTTTAGACTCCATGCTATTAATTAATGATGTTCTTGCTGCATACACTAAATTTTTACTCATAATAAGCAATGGTGTGAACAATACTTTACATAAGATACGTCGGTTTAATGTTAAATCGGCTCTATTatagtggttttatcactttactttCTGTCCAAAATGATACTTAGTTTGTATTACTTTCAAATTGTAGATGTATATACATTAGGGttttttttcttcacaaaggAGACTAATTTTATTCTACAACGAAGAAACTATCACATAATAATACAATTATAAGCAAATAAGTCGAATCTACTCTGGAATTGCGTATCACTCTCTCATGAAAGGGAAGTCTCATCAACATCGGAGCGTTTCATTTATTATGATATAAATTAATTACAAGGCGTTGAATAAGTAAGGTAATTAATATGTCGATATTGATTAAGTTTCTCGCCCGTCCTAGTTTTGCTATGAATTAGTGGTATCAGTTTTTGCTCAGGGAGGAAGACTATGTAAGCTTGAGGTTTCACTATAATTgtaacaattaattaagattGCAGTAAtaatttgtggtaatttagcAACTTAACCTACGGCCTCTACTTTTTCTCCGCATAGAAAATAAACTACGCTCTTTTCCtctcattttttttattctcGAGGTTTTGGGGTAAATCCCCtccatatttatatttttgttctaATAAAATTCAGccatattaataaataaaaaaaaagaaatagcgctATTTCCAATACccaaataatttcaaattttaaacaGGATCTAGAGTCACGAATATGCCATATGACCAAAAGGTAGATGATTGCTTTAATAAAACATGACAACCCTGCACGTAGCATTTACCAAACTTTTCTGAACCAGAAATATATCGCAGTCCTGTTATTTGTTCTACCAAAATCAACAACTCTCGATAATTCCGCGCCAAAACAACGTCAACAGTTGATTTCTCAGTCAAAATTCAATAAAAAGCAGAagaattaaaaaattataatgtGCTATGATTACTATAATTAATTCCCATCAATGTCGATATTATTTTCCTGTCCGTCTCCTCACCCCTTTCATTTACTAAGCAAATCATTCTACCTTGGTGAAGTAAGTATTCTTTGCTTCAGCCGTACTTTTCAACGAATAAACATTATAATTAACCTTTGTTTTGTTCGTTGCGGACAAGTTTTTTTTTCCCTTAGTGGTCAAGCAAACAATATTAGACCAATAATATATATTTAActcaattttctttttaaattgtgACATCATTGCTAAACAGGAGATGTTTTTCCCTTACTCCCCCACCCCCTTCTcctaaaaaatgaaaaaggaaaaaatgactaGATCAAATAAAATGTAAATAATATATTCtttaaaaagaaaactaaatatACCAGAAAGTGTCTTTTACCTGCAATCAGAGTATTCATGAAACATTTCAGTATAAATGACACCTAAAGTAGACGTTATATATAGGCAATAGAATAATCATCTATCATCTAtcatctctctttctttctttggcTCGATCAATTCATTATATTACACCAACTCCCCCCCGCCCCTTCTCCTCAGAAAGAGCTCTCATTCAATTTTCAAATGGAGAATTTATTGGGTCTTCTGAGAATTCATATCCACAGAGGTATTAATTTGGCTATTAGAGATGTTACTAGCAGCGATCCGTATGTTGTTGTTAGGCTGGGTAGACAGGTAACGTCATTTTTCTTGTTTTCAGTTACTTCTATATTTTTTCTGCTGGACAGTGTTTGTGTTTTGCGACTATTTTGCTTTGTTTCCTATTGGTCTTTTCTCAGTTGTTCATACATTTTGCATATCTTGATCTTCCTGGATATTGAAATTCAGATGAAAATTGTTATTCTTTGTTgtgagacccccccccccccccccaaaaaaaaatatatatctttgGTCATTTTGGGTTTTTCACTAGCTGAAAATTTTGACGACATAGCGATTTTGCTGCAGTATTTTCGTAATTCATGTAAATTTGATAGCTTTCTTTTAGGATATCACCTCAAGTTTCCTTTTGATTTCAGGACAAACATTTCTGTTTATGTAGGTGGCAACCATATACCCTGTTTTCATCTTAATCTTTCTATTTGTTGATTGTGTTTTGATTGCATCAGTGTTGACTAGTtcatatctttacatgaaaaagatAAAGACTTTTGAGTAATAAATCTTCATAGTAAATTCAAAACAAATTCGGGCTTAATGAACCTCatgatatatattatatatatttaaaatatttggaCCAATTGGGTGTTAAAATATTCTCATTGCCTGTTACTACTTTTTCTCTCTCCTATTCATGGCTTATGTATGCTGATTTTATCTTCTGAGATAAATATACTATTCTTATCTTGTAATGTTAATATTGTTTTATTTCTGGGCAGAAACTGAAGACTCGAGTGGTGAAGAAGAATGTCAATCCTGAATGGAATGAAGACTTAACATTATCCATCACTGAACCAATTCAACCAATCAAACTGGTAATTCACTTCGTTCTGTATTTTTGTTTAATAAAGGAATAAAACAACATATTAACATGTAGTCtctgcaaaaataaaaaaataaatggtgtagttATAGACTTGTAGTCTAGTTTGCTTTCAACTTTTTCAAAGGAATTTAAGAAATAAGTCATGCCAACAAAGCAGTGGCGGAGCTATGTATGGTGAATTGGTTTATCAGAAAATTGTATTGTGCATGTAGACAAATcttttaaatgtatatataaaactCGTCAAATCTCCTTTATATAAGAAAACTTTTAGCGTAGTATTTTTTGAATCCCCTTATTAGTATAATTCCTGGCTCCACCACTAACAAAGGGATTTATTTAGCTGAAAATGTAATTTCTTCTGTATCAATTTAGAACTTGAATGTAATGAAAACCTCCTAAGTCCTAATCATCATATGGATTGTAATTTATGTAATCCTAAGTGTGATCCTGATTATTGAATATGAAATGCTAGGGGCAGCGACGTCTTAGTTTGTCTGGTTGGATGCATAGAATGTATGGTGCTAGTAGCATGTAGAAAAATCTACTGCAAATGAATTTAACTTGTATACACTGATTGTGTGCAAAAGAGTTTTCGCACTATCAAGTCACCTAAAAAATAACTATAAGTAACTAACCATAATAAGTTGAAGTTAGTTACGTGAATAATAAGGTGGGTAAACATGCAATAACATATTGAATTACAATGATTGTATAAATACTTTATGCTATTAGTGTGTGTATTAGGACAAATAATAGCAGTTTACTGCACCCTTGCTTGAGTTATAATAACTAATGAAGATTGTTCAAAGTGCTAGTAACTTCCATCTAATTATCATATTTGGTATATGTAATTCCTGGTTGTTGTTCTGTTCTTGCAATTGCAGCAAGTTTATGACAAGGATATATTTTCCCTAGACGATAAAATGGGAGATGCAGAACTTGACATATTTCCATTTATAGATGCTGTAAGAAAGCGCTTCGAGAACATTCCGAATGGAACCATAATCACCAAAATAAAGCCAAGCAGGGAAAATTGCTTCTCTGAAGAAAGCTGTATTGTCTGGGAAAATGGTCAAGTTGTTCAAAATGTGTTTATTAGATTGCGAAATGTTGAGCGTGGTGAAATAGAGCTACAATTGCGGTGGATTGATATTCCTAATTCCAAGGGTCTGTAGTTACTTGTGACACCCTTTATTCTATCCAACATGTATAGTAAGTAGTATATGCTTTCTTGATATCTGGTTAGCTCCATCTTGTATTAGTCTCCCTTCTTTAATCTGTATTCTGTAAAGTTACAGTGAGATGTTTGTGGTATTTTTTGTTAAGTTTCTCTTTTATTGAATATTAAAGTTACCTAATTAATGAATTATTGATCTTCATATTCTGATACTATTATGTCTAAGATAGCTTCTTTTGACTTAAATATTGGTTTTAAACTTTAACAGCATATCCAATTATGTCCACCAAAACGAATTATTATTACTTGATTAAGTTGCATCATACTTGCTTTCTAATACATTGTTCGGGTGATGCAAATATGACCAATCTGCTTCGGTCATATTAGTGGTagtaaaaagaataaaaaataattattattcatCCATATTATCTACTAAAAATGGATAGGATAATGAGTTTTTTTAAAATagatcaaatatggataagatccATATTATGCActtaaaaaataaatacttaacgGATAACCAACGAGTCTTACTTTTATATTTGCAAAATTGAGAGTTCCTCAAACTTGAAAAActaaaaattcttccaaaagtgATTACATTTAAGAACCTATGGATAATATGAGTATCTATATTATCCACCGGTTAACTTATTTTTTATGCATATTAAATATGGACGGGACgaatattttattagtttttacATTACCCATTTTGAACTGCCTATATTCAACTCGACCAAGTCTGTTTGCCACCCGTAGATCATGTAAAGGACAATCTATTCAAACTTGAAATCAACGTGTAAACTTAATGGTGAATCTATGTAATAACAAGGACATATCTCAACGAGAACTGCCCCATGTATCAGAAGTTCATGAATCATGACCTAAGGAAtataaaagagaaaggaaaaatgtATTACATGGTGGACGTGAAGTGGGAGAGAAAAGGTATCAGTGTCACAATTGGAGTTTTGAATAGTATAGTGATTTTATCCCTCTACATTTTCTGGGACGGAGATAGAAGCTCAATTACGATTTCGGTCGAATTCATTAGTTTCTGCTCAAATGGTATACTTGTATTacaaattttattaaatatatacaaatatttaATTTAGAATCCAGTTATTAGCACTTGAAGTCATAGTTTTAAAAATCAGAACTCATAAAGTTAAAATTCTGACTCGATCTCAATTCACCTTCCAtccaaaaaaaagcaaaaaacggGGATTAGTTACTAGTTAACAGAGTTAATCTGCACTTTAGCTTGTAAAATATCCACAAAATGGAGTCTAACAGAGTGAAAATTGGACGCATTGCAGTGTCAAAAAATTGGCTTCACTCAATTTCTTGAGAAGCTTTAGTCTTTCAGCATTGGCAAGTAGCAGAGAATCAGCATACCAAAAGGTCTTTTTTTACTAAAAGGTCTGTAACAGGGCATTGCTAAGCTTACCTCATCGCTACTCGAAGGTTTTGCAGGAATATTTTCAGGTGAAGCTTCAGGAACAGACTCACCAACCTCTGTTATTTTCTTTCATCCTACTACTGAAAATTGCCCCTCCAAATTTTCAGAGGCAGAAGATGATTCCCAAGAGGTATATGGAATACTGTATTTCCAAGTAGGGACCAAAAATGGTTTACGCATCATATGAAACCTATTCTTGAATTGTTTGAAGCCATatttccttcaactccgttgatATTTTCCGCCTTCAAAGGCTGGTCTAGAATTTCTTGAATATGAGCGCACcattaaaaaaaatggaaaaaaaagtaTTATGTGGGAATCAATCCCTATACCTCGGATAAATAACTCAATATTCAACCAAGTGCACCATTCAATCTTTTTGGAGTATGAGTGTCAATAGATAATATTAGACTAATTCTAGAAAATACGTACATAAAATACCTAATTTGACGGTGAGACCACAGGTTCACGTGCCCCATGATTGGGACTGCAAATCCGCCCATGTCCGCCTTGAACCTTATAATTTCCAATAAAATTCAAATTCCACATAATGAAGCAGAATGAGGTTAAGGAATAAAGGAAACACAAAATAAAACAACATAAGCATAAAAAGAATGACAGAGAAGACATAGCAAGATCTCACATTGCATCAAATAGCAGTACTGATAGGTTATATATACCTTGTAATGTTTTGataatctaacaaacttaataacaagaaccagataaggaacctgttacataTTCTCAAGTACTTAAAGAATAATAAAGTCTCAGCTCGGGGACGtggttcaactcttcagagtcaaagGAACAACAGAAGGAACATATGGCCACCAGTTCCCGTGGTGACTGTACAAGTCAACTCCTCACAGCTGTAAAGTTGTTGCCTGCACACGCAACAGTGCAAAAATAGTGCAACAGTCAACTTTATCGGGAATGCCCTTTAcctaacttgcttgcatcattcaagtgatgtcacaaatgagttattaacatcaagcaaaggtaaaacaaaacacTTACACATTCAAGAATCGATCAAGCATTTTCTCTCAAGTCTGTGCCAATCTTGCAAGTGATTCTcaagggcatcaagaacaaagaacaacataatgAAGGACTAGTTTTATGCATTGAGTCATTACATGTCCCTAGTTGTGTTGCACCTTTGTCAAATcactttacttgtaattcctacttggcttagttagaagcattatGCAAGAAATCTTTGTAAAATTATTagccttgtgtttgtgtcttggctagagttagtcgagttgtaagtctttgtaatagagttattacaaagtagcttgtaatagagttgttacaagttagtgagggattaagaggttaattcctaagTTActataggttgtaatctaaagtttgcttagtagtgaagttgaaatcctacaagggcaGGTCATGATTTTTAATCCTGCGAGCTGGGAGTTTTTCAAGTAAAACTTCTTTGTGTCATTTACCTACTGCAGTGTGCGTGTGTCctgtgggaactaatagagaacctggttctttatatagtttggtggacccttagtttctattatttggtatcagagcgggttctttctaaaaggtaaacacctagaaaggatcttcATCATGGAtgctccaccaaacttcgaggaaggacaatcaacgtACAAACCACCTAGATTCAACGGCCAATACTATGGTTAGTGgaaaacaagaatgcatgatttcatCATGGCTGAGGACTCAGAGTTGTGGGATGTAATCTGTGACGGACCTTTTGTTCCCATGAAAATTGTTGATGAGGGAACAACTA
Proteins encoded in this window:
- the LOC107773665 gene encoding protein C2-DOMAIN ABA-RELATED 3-like, which translates into the protein MENLLGLLRIHIHRGINLAIRDVTSSDPYVVVRLGRQKLKTRVVKKNVNPEWNEDLTLSITEPIQPIKLQVYDKDIFSLDDKMGDAELDIFPFIDAVRKRFENIPNGTIITKIKPSRENCFSEESCIVWENGQVVQNVFIRLRNVERGEIELQLRWIDIPNSKGL